The proteins below come from a single Stomoxys calcitrans chromosome 1, idStoCalc2.1, whole genome shotgun sequence genomic window:
- the LOC106089843 gene encoding mediator of RNA polymerase II transcription subunit 24 isoform X1, translating into MKENKIIKLIHVAWRERWTDSQWGINIKNVIPRGAGGDAYNLSDCILQQALIGSTANPMVLNYLKHSLCAHLVSYAAVLRRISKYDHFDRIYCLTSLLDFVDSILDGVTCRTKVEESILPGAIVSLVDWLMQIFATITTSYEMNRELSAEQSYLHDQCCTVIEKLVRNQFILAILYVGRQEDPDNYSKIRENYATIKTSLTNSNFTPSHPNVEKYLQKLAYIDVHHLDMKTLDVHPLPEPISYCVQPLLAVEVLLNPCNDTSYYVAEMQMLQRLKKFSNTRLFYEIIRAGFVSLSNVAETSHDTMLGAFTFFKVPQIIKQLHALNRAPTEPTPTDFIPEVVEAFEMLLEDNLLLDLMDSKCSCNIIDYLLNDWAKQHLVNEVHVKHFAAQRDQEASLLLQKREWGNQTQSIINFIIRAEVPLSGVLKTLSTDYNKVQEALLEVLCTVLVGNSFDLLLSVATVEGRLKTFVSRLIQCNENSKQIPGEVGKSSIIRSTLFDVSFLMLTSIVQTYGSSVVLTDNGDSFFEKWVRECMVERNKPKNPRKMIAICDENIVDEILMTFSKPDAQLKTSNITWQDICINLPGVLYHVLISWEKETLSAADVKNILDNIKRRMFSFSVCATSFLSAYMHSVKDKEVLKPLNMIQQFLTPAGNDEMSSQENVKERLALSFQIIRKMQYYAHPTGSLKSRSLTLTQNLVSRNPLIDQFKDVWSTVADHGWVPPRAAQVIESLLHAAGPAWLASQLVEEMLKCKYKKDMMKTLDIIFAISHLDIERVTEALLTQVVPQIINNRQGDDINEPQSYVLARLCVYCIISALETRTQANFSQKKRSRSHDGEDLELNAAKMRKITGDGSDNSCSNDFLSENSLLLGSNMSSLHSSMRETPTQLREPLQSSIQYIFRVFQQFVTTEELSPKIYFVYQFISLLVECGKERIRPVLKLLPATLMHNLLKVMLTEDINVGLISRLYDLRFNTGRQSAVSDLCLWRNIKLKQQSIQL; encoded by the exons atgaaagaaaataaaatcattAAACTCATTCACGTTGCGTGGCGGGAACGTTGGACCGATAGTCAATGGGgtataaacataaaaaat GTTATTCCTCGTGGTGCAGGCGGCGATGCTTATAATTTATCTGATTGCATTTTGCAACAGGCTTTGATAGGATCAACAGCCAACCCT atggttTTAAACTATCTAAAGCATTCATTGTGTGCCCATTTGGTTTCATATGCGGCTGTGCTAAGACGCATTTCAAAATATGATCACTTTGATCGCATctactgtttaacatctctttTAGATTTTGTGGATTCGATTTTGGATGGGGTTACCTGCAG AACTAAAGTGGAAGAGTCAATCTTGCCGGGTGCTATCGTCTCATTGGTTGATTggttaatgcaaatttttgccacTATTACCACAAGCTATGAAATGAATCGTGAATTAAGTGCCGAACAATCATATCTGCATGATCAATGCTGTACGGTTATCGAAAAGTTAGTTAGGAATCAATTCATTCTAGCTATTTTGTATGTGGGTCGCCAAGAGGATCCTGACAACTATAGCAAAATTCGTGAAAATTATGCTACCATTAAGACATCATTGACCAACTCGAATTTCACCCCATCACATCCGAATGTTgagaaatatttgcaaaaattggcTTACATAGATGTCCATCATTTGGATATGAAAACACTGGATGTGCATCCATTGCCAGAGCCCATATCTTATTGCGTACAACCTTTGTTGGCAGTGGAGGTATTATTAAATCCCTGCAATGACACATCGTATTATGTGGCCGAAATGCAAATGTTGCAGAGATTAAAGAAATTCTCAAATACACGTCTGTTCTACGAAATTATTCGCGCCGGTTTTGTGTCCCTCAGCAATGTGGCAGAGACCAGTCATGACACCATGTTGggtgcatttacatttttcaaagTGCCACAAATAATAAAGCAATTGCATGCTTTGAATAGAG CTCCCACAGAACCCACACCCACCGATTTTATACCAGAAGTAGTGGAAGCCTTTGAAATGTTATTGGAAGATAATCTTCTATTGGATTTAATGGATTCAAAGTGTTCCTGTAACATTATCGACTACCTACTCAATGATTGGGCCAAGCAACATTTGGTAAATGAGGTTCATGTTAAACATTTTGCCGCCCAAAGAGATCAGGAGGCTTCGCTGTTGTTACAAAAACGCGAATGGGGCAATCAAACTCAGTccattataaattttattatacGTGCTGAGGTACCTTTATCAGGGGTTTTGAAAACCTTAAGTACCGATTATAACAAGGTGCAAGAGGCGCTTTTGGAGGTATTGTGTACTGTGCTAGTAG GCAATAGTTTTGATTTGCTGCTATCGGTGGCCACCGTTGAAGGTCGTCTCAAGACATTTGTCTCTCGTCTTATACAATGCAATGAAAATTCCAAACAAATACCCGGGGAAGTTGGTAAATCCTCAATCATACGTTCAACTTTATTTGATGTCTCATTTTTGATGTTGACCTCTATTGTACAAACCTATGGCTCAAGT GTGGTTCTAACTGATAATGGTGATAGTTTCTTTGAGAAATGGGTACGTGAGTGTATGGTAGAACGTAATAAACCAAAGAATCCTCGTAAAATGATTGCCATATGCGATGAAAATATTGTGGATGAGATATTGATGACCTTTAGCAAACCCGATGCTCAGTTGAAAACTTC aaATATTACTTGGCAAGATATCTGTATTAACTTACCTGGAGTTCTCTATCATGTGTTGATTTCTTGGGAAAAGGAAACCCTATCGGCAGCTGATGTTAAAAACATATTGGATAACATTAAAAGGCGAATGTTTTCATTTTCGGTTTGTGCAACCTCGTTTTTGAGTGCTTACATGCATTCGGTTAAAGAT AAAGAAGTTTTGAAACCTTTGAATATGATTCAACAATTTCTAACGCCAGCAGGCAACGATGAAATGTCTTCACAGGAAAATGTCAAAGAACGTCTTGCTCTTTCCTTCCAAATTATACGCAAAATGCAATATTATGCCCATCCTACGGGTAGCTTAAAATCGCGCAGCTTAACACTGACACAAAATCTAGTTTCACGTAATCCCTTAATTGACCAATTCAAAGATGTTTGGAGTACAGTAGCAGATCATGGTTGGGTACCACCAAGGGCAGCTCAAGTTATAGAATCGCTTCTACATGCCGCCGGACCGGCCTGGCTTGCTTCTCAATTGGTAGAAGAAATGCTGAAGTGTAAATATAAAAAG GATATGATGAAAACTTTGGATATTATATTTGCTATATCCCATTTGGATATTGAGCGCGTTACCGAAGCCTTGCTGACCCAAGTTGTTcctcaaataataaataatcgACAGGG AGATGATATTAACGAACCACAATCATACGTTTTGGCTCGGCTTTGcgtttattgcattatttctgcgtTGGAGACAAGGACACAAGCTAACTTCTCGCAAAAGAAACGTTCCCGTTCACATGATGGCGAGGATTTAGAACTGAATGCGGCTAAAATGCGCAAAATAACTGGAGATGGTTCTGATAACTCTTGCTCCAATGACTTTCTTTCCGAGAATAGTTTACTGCTGGGCTCCAACATGTCTTCGTTGCATTCAAGTATGCGCGAAACTCCTACACAATTGCGCGAACCTCTTCAGTCATCCATACAGTATATATTTAGGGTGTTTCAACAATTTGTCACCACAGAGGAGCTATCACCGAAAATATACTTTGTCTATCAGTTTATATCACTGCTGGTGGAATGCGGCAAGGAGCGCATAAGGCCTGTTCTCAAGCTTTTGCCTGCAACCCTCATGCATAATTTACTGAAAGTAATGTTAACCGAAGACATCAATGTTGGTTTAATTAGCAG acTTTATGATTTACGTTTCAATACCGGACGTCAATCGGCAGTATCAGATTTATGTTTATGGCGCAATATAAAATTGAAACAACAAAGCAttcaactttaa
- the LOC106089844 gene encoding protein tumorous imaginal discs, mitochondrial has protein sequence MKFLANTLQFIRLVQNFANCQKFQYATTAYQFKIKQTSYYPDRRLEMNRVNEQQESELLAEEIKKHHHLPKDYYYRVLGLHKRATTQEIKTAYYALAKRFHPDSVNTSNDQHISKRFQEISNAYHILTDESKRLEYDQLGEVRDEKLFLEMVKKKNIGKEHKIVTSNALRGFDGLARPAVMEKQSEMSISNDDIRLMANVDQKLEITFLESVHGVKRIVDLKYLRKCPQCNGNSQRMAGRGSPEPCRKCNGNGQLKKKTATYTALTVCDQCHGKRYINRNQCDLCECRGFVQESNKITIHVPPCKSGDVIAVENPKTGQCFNYRVNVQESNYYQRIGNNVITEKYINLSEAILGGTVKVRGIYETLDLKIEPGTESHTKITIKGKGIRSRGDGVGDHIVLVKIRIPHQLTMKQRQLILAFAKTEGPTFDGTIS, from the exons ATGAAATTCCTTGCAAATACTTTACAATTCATCAGACTAGTGCAGAATTTCGCAAATTGTCAAAAATTCCAATATGCAACTACCGCATATCAATTCAAAATCAAACAAACTTCTTACTATCCCGATCGTCGTTTGGAAATGAATCGTGTAAATGAACAACAAGAATCAGAGCTGTTGGctgaagaaattaaaaaacatCATCATTTGCCCAAGGATTATTACTATAGAGTACTGGGACTACATAAACGAGCCACCACACAAGAGATAAAAACGGCCTATTATGCATTGGCAAAACGATTCCATCCTGATTCTGTTAACACAAGTAACGACCAACACATCTCAAAACGATTTCAGGAGATATCCAATGCCTATCACATTTTAACCGATGAATCTAAGCGCTTGGAATATGATCAACTGGGTGAAGTGCGAgatgaaaaattgtttttagaaatggtaaaaaagaaaaatattggcAAGGAACATAAAATAGTAACGTCTAATGCATTGAGAGGATTCGATGGTTTGGCAAGACCAGCGGTCATGGAAAAACAATCGGAAATGTCAATATCCAACGATG ATATACGCCTAATGGCAAATGTCgatcaaaaattggaaataacaTTTCTTGAATCAGTGCACGGTGTAAAAAGGATTGTTGACTTAAAATATCTTAGAAAATGTCCTCAATGCAATGGAAATTCTCAGCGTATGGCTGGTCGTGGCAGTCCCGAACCTTGTCGGAAGTGCAACGGCAATGGACAGTTGAAAAAAAAGACAGCAACCTATACAGCGCTCACCGTCTGCGATCAGTGCCATGGTAAACGTTATATTAATCGAAATCAGTGCGATTTATGTGAGTGTCGTGGATTTGTACaagaatcaaataaaataaccaTACATGTACCTCCTTGTAAAAGTGGTGACGTTATAGCCGTAGAGAATCCCAAAACTGGACAATGTTTTAACTATCGCGTTAATGTCCAAGAATCCAATTATTATCAACGCATAGGAAATAATGTAATTacagaaaaatatataaacctcTCCGAGGCCATTCTCGGTGGTACCGTGAAAGTGCGTGGCATTTATGAAACTCTGGATTTGAAGATTGAACCTGGCACAGAATCTCACACAAAAATCACTATAAAAGGCAAGGGTATAAGAAGCCGAGGTGACGGCGTTGGAGACCATATTGTGTTGGTGAAAATACGTATACCCCACCAGTTGACCATGAAGCAAAGGCAATTGATATTGGCATTTGCGAAAACAGAGGGCCCCACATTTGATGGTACCATTTCGTAG
- the LOC106089843 gene encoding mediator of RNA polymerase II transcription subunit 24 isoform X2, whose product MVLKVIPRGAGGDAYNLSDCILQQALIGSTANPMVLNYLKHSLCAHLVSYAAVLRRISKYDHFDRIYCLTSLLDFVDSILDGVTCRTKVEESILPGAIVSLVDWLMQIFATITTSYEMNRELSAEQSYLHDQCCTVIEKLVRNQFILAILYVGRQEDPDNYSKIRENYATIKTSLTNSNFTPSHPNVEKYLQKLAYIDVHHLDMKTLDVHPLPEPISYCVQPLLAVEVLLNPCNDTSYYVAEMQMLQRLKKFSNTRLFYEIIRAGFVSLSNVAETSHDTMLGAFTFFKVPQIIKQLHALNRAPTEPTPTDFIPEVVEAFEMLLEDNLLLDLMDSKCSCNIIDYLLNDWAKQHLVNEVHVKHFAAQRDQEASLLLQKREWGNQTQSIINFIIRAEVPLSGVLKTLSTDYNKVQEALLEVLCTVLVGNSFDLLLSVATVEGRLKTFVSRLIQCNENSKQIPGEVGKSSIIRSTLFDVSFLMLTSIVQTYGSSVVLTDNGDSFFEKWVRECMVERNKPKNPRKMIAICDENIVDEILMTFSKPDAQLKTSNITWQDICINLPGVLYHVLISWEKETLSAADVKNILDNIKRRMFSFSVCATSFLSAYMHSVKDKEVLKPLNMIQQFLTPAGNDEMSSQENVKERLALSFQIIRKMQYYAHPTGSLKSRSLTLTQNLVSRNPLIDQFKDVWSTVADHGWVPPRAAQVIESLLHAAGPAWLASQLVEEMLKCKYKKDMMKTLDIIFAISHLDIERVTEALLTQVVPQIINNRQGDDINEPQSYVLARLCVYCIISALETRTQANFSQKKRSRSHDGEDLELNAAKMRKITGDGSDNSCSNDFLSENSLLLGSNMSSLHSSMRETPTQLREPLQSSIQYIFRVFQQFVTTEELSPKIYFVYQFISLLVECGKERIRPVLKLLPATLMHNLLKVMLTEDINVGLISRLYDLRFNTGRQSAVSDLCLWRNIKLKQQSIQL is encoded by the exons ATGGTTCTGAAA GTTATTCCTCGTGGTGCAGGCGGCGATGCTTATAATTTATCTGATTGCATTTTGCAACAGGCTTTGATAGGATCAACAGCCAACCCT atggttTTAAACTATCTAAAGCATTCATTGTGTGCCCATTTGGTTTCATATGCGGCTGTGCTAAGACGCATTTCAAAATATGATCACTTTGATCGCATctactgtttaacatctctttTAGATTTTGTGGATTCGATTTTGGATGGGGTTACCTGCAG AACTAAAGTGGAAGAGTCAATCTTGCCGGGTGCTATCGTCTCATTGGTTGATTggttaatgcaaatttttgccacTATTACCACAAGCTATGAAATGAATCGTGAATTAAGTGCCGAACAATCATATCTGCATGATCAATGCTGTACGGTTATCGAAAAGTTAGTTAGGAATCAATTCATTCTAGCTATTTTGTATGTGGGTCGCCAAGAGGATCCTGACAACTATAGCAAAATTCGTGAAAATTATGCTACCATTAAGACATCATTGACCAACTCGAATTTCACCCCATCACATCCGAATGTTgagaaatatttgcaaaaattggcTTACATAGATGTCCATCATTTGGATATGAAAACACTGGATGTGCATCCATTGCCAGAGCCCATATCTTATTGCGTACAACCTTTGTTGGCAGTGGAGGTATTATTAAATCCCTGCAATGACACATCGTATTATGTGGCCGAAATGCAAATGTTGCAGAGATTAAAGAAATTCTCAAATACACGTCTGTTCTACGAAATTATTCGCGCCGGTTTTGTGTCCCTCAGCAATGTGGCAGAGACCAGTCATGACACCATGTTGggtgcatttacatttttcaaagTGCCACAAATAATAAAGCAATTGCATGCTTTGAATAGAG CTCCCACAGAACCCACACCCACCGATTTTATACCAGAAGTAGTGGAAGCCTTTGAAATGTTATTGGAAGATAATCTTCTATTGGATTTAATGGATTCAAAGTGTTCCTGTAACATTATCGACTACCTACTCAATGATTGGGCCAAGCAACATTTGGTAAATGAGGTTCATGTTAAACATTTTGCCGCCCAAAGAGATCAGGAGGCTTCGCTGTTGTTACAAAAACGCGAATGGGGCAATCAAACTCAGTccattataaattttattatacGTGCTGAGGTACCTTTATCAGGGGTTTTGAAAACCTTAAGTACCGATTATAACAAGGTGCAAGAGGCGCTTTTGGAGGTATTGTGTACTGTGCTAGTAG GCAATAGTTTTGATTTGCTGCTATCGGTGGCCACCGTTGAAGGTCGTCTCAAGACATTTGTCTCTCGTCTTATACAATGCAATGAAAATTCCAAACAAATACCCGGGGAAGTTGGTAAATCCTCAATCATACGTTCAACTTTATTTGATGTCTCATTTTTGATGTTGACCTCTATTGTACAAACCTATGGCTCAAGT GTGGTTCTAACTGATAATGGTGATAGTTTCTTTGAGAAATGGGTACGTGAGTGTATGGTAGAACGTAATAAACCAAAGAATCCTCGTAAAATGATTGCCATATGCGATGAAAATATTGTGGATGAGATATTGATGACCTTTAGCAAACCCGATGCTCAGTTGAAAACTTC aaATATTACTTGGCAAGATATCTGTATTAACTTACCTGGAGTTCTCTATCATGTGTTGATTTCTTGGGAAAAGGAAACCCTATCGGCAGCTGATGTTAAAAACATATTGGATAACATTAAAAGGCGAATGTTTTCATTTTCGGTTTGTGCAACCTCGTTTTTGAGTGCTTACATGCATTCGGTTAAAGAT AAAGAAGTTTTGAAACCTTTGAATATGATTCAACAATTTCTAACGCCAGCAGGCAACGATGAAATGTCTTCACAGGAAAATGTCAAAGAACGTCTTGCTCTTTCCTTCCAAATTATACGCAAAATGCAATATTATGCCCATCCTACGGGTAGCTTAAAATCGCGCAGCTTAACACTGACACAAAATCTAGTTTCACGTAATCCCTTAATTGACCAATTCAAAGATGTTTGGAGTACAGTAGCAGATCATGGTTGGGTACCACCAAGGGCAGCTCAAGTTATAGAATCGCTTCTACATGCCGCCGGACCGGCCTGGCTTGCTTCTCAATTGGTAGAAGAAATGCTGAAGTGTAAATATAAAAAG GATATGATGAAAACTTTGGATATTATATTTGCTATATCCCATTTGGATATTGAGCGCGTTACCGAAGCCTTGCTGACCCAAGTTGTTcctcaaataataaataatcgACAGGG AGATGATATTAACGAACCACAATCATACGTTTTGGCTCGGCTTTGcgtttattgcattatttctgcgtTGGAGACAAGGACACAAGCTAACTTCTCGCAAAAGAAACGTTCCCGTTCACATGATGGCGAGGATTTAGAACTGAATGCGGCTAAAATGCGCAAAATAACTGGAGATGGTTCTGATAACTCTTGCTCCAATGACTTTCTTTCCGAGAATAGTTTACTGCTGGGCTCCAACATGTCTTCGTTGCATTCAAGTATGCGCGAAACTCCTACACAATTGCGCGAACCTCTTCAGTCATCCATACAGTATATATTTAGGGTGTTTCAACAATTTGTCACCACAGAGGAGCTATCACCGAAAATATACTTTGTCTATCAGTTTATATCACTGCTGGTGGAATGCGGCAAGGAGCGCATAAGGCCTGTTCTCAAGCTTTTGCCTGCAACCCTCATGCATAATTTACTGAAAGTAATGTTAACCGAAGACATCAATGTTGGTTTAATTAGCAG acTTTATGATTTACGTTTCAATACCGGACGTCAATCGGCAGTATCAGATTTATGTTTATGGCGCAATATAAAATTGAAACAACAAAGCAttcaactttaa